From the Cohaesibacter sp. ES.047 genome, one window contains:
- a CDS encoding malonyl-CoA decarboxylase — protein MSEKSFLSDMLQRIARAGPFLSSKLPLTPENLIELCEELVSDKGEASGLKTAFKIMDIYDTATMEERRSFFLDMAEKFGVNHNGLEKAVANWQPGDNTAARELYFAAQPRSQELIRRLNRVPGGAARLVRMRADLLSFVKEEPSLKALDHDFQHLFSFWFTRGFLEISQIDWSTPASILEKIIAYEAVHQIHGWDDLRQRVAEVDRRMFAFFHPAMPGDPLIFVEVALTKKIPGSITEILEQDREPIDANAATSAIFYSISNCQNGLRGISFGNFLIKQVVAELQRAIPSLNTFVTLSPVPGLRRWVNQALEGDEPLLSAEDRSKLEALGEDDVPSPEFAARLAARYLLNARSKRGTAFDPVANFHLGNGAILHKVHANADLSANGKKNSWGVMVNYLYNEAKIEEHHQAYATDTTIACSSEVRSLAK, from the coding sequence ATGTCAGAAAAAAGCTTCCTGAGCGACATGCTCCAACGCATAGCCCGAGCCGGGCCGTTTCTATCCTCCAAGCTGCCGCTGACACCGGAGAACCTCATCGAGCTCTGCGAAGAACTGGTCAGCGACAAGGGTGAGGCGTCCGGGCTGAAAACCGCTTTCAAGATCATGGACATCTATGACACCGCGACCATGGAGGAGCGGAGAAGCTTCTTCCTCGATATGGCCGAGAAATTCGGTGTCAACCATAACGGACTGGAAAAGGCCGTGGCTAACTGGCAGCCCGGTGACAACACTGCGGCCCGAGAATTGTATTTCGCGGCGCAACCGCGCAGTCAGGAGCTGATCCGTCGGCTCAACCGTGTGCCCGGGGGCGCGGCTCGTCTGGTGCGCATGCGTGCCGATCTCTTGAGCTTCGTGAAGGAAGAACCCAGCCTCAAGGCGCTTGATCACGACTTTCAGCATCTCTTTTCCTTCTGGTTCACCCGCGGCTTTCTCGAAATCAGCCAGATCGACTGGTCAACACCGGCGTCCATTCTTGAAAAGATCATCGCTTATGAAGCCGTTCACCAGATTCACGGCTGGGATGACCTGCGCCAGCGAGTGGCAGAGGTGGATCGACGCATGTTCGCCTTTTTCCACCCGGCCATGCCCGGCGACCCTCTGATCTTTGTTGAAGTCGCATTGACCAAAAAGATCCCCGGCTCGATCACCGAAATTCTCGAGCAGGATCGGGAGCCTATCGACGCCAATGCGGCGACCTCGGCGATTTTCTACTCGATTTCCAACTGCCAGAACGGGTTGCGCGGCATTTCCTTCGGTAACTTCCTCATCAAGCAGGTGGTTGCCGAATTGCAGCGCGCTATTCCATCGCTCAACACCTTCGTCACGCTTTCGCCGGTACCCGGCCTGCGTCGCTGGGTCAATCAGGCGCTTGAGGGCGATGAGCCTCTGCTCAGTGCGGAAGATCGCAGCAAGCTCGAAGCACTCGGAGAAGACGATGTACCGTCTCCCGAATTCGCTGCCCGGCTGGCCGCCCGCTATCTGCTCAATGCCCGCAGCAAGCGCGGCACGGCCTTTGATCCGGTTGCCAACTTCCACCTTGGCAACGGAGCGATCCTGCACAAGGTCCATGCCAACGCCGATCTGTCTGCCAACGGCAAGAAGAACAGCTGGGGCGTGATGGTGAACTATCTCTACAACGAGGCCAAAATCGAGGAACACCATCAGGCCTATGCAACGGATACAACCATTGCCTGTTCTTCCGAAGTGCGGTCTCTGGCAAAATAG